In Colias croceus chromosome 19, ilColCroc2.1, the following are encoded in one genomic region:
- the LOC123700332 gene encoding potassium channel subfamily K member 18-like has translation MDKTKKKNHSNGKYKKNSKSDHSDDVVTTCCFCLKTKKSKKKSLIAGCITNLGIFAILLIYTLVGAFIFLAIEGSAAKIHQKTLATTSYQANENKKPLPIAKVNNSIAQVTAELRSQTVESIWEITVSLNILYKENWTRLAAQEIARFQDKLVARVTADVTEQYGGARVLESAPALVADDYEWNFSKAFLYSLTVLTTIGYGSVAPKTALGKVVTIGYAVIGIPLTLLYLSVVGALLSRFARSIFSRALCCCICVKCGYCCLDESTITNKDRKEKVRRPEDFRTQTLHLQEPYYVRSPSGTIISASQANSLSTTSIKDKPVGLNFLRDCDSMSCTDTDSKISLRGFSILAPISLCLAAIFTYIFFGALVLYQLEGWSPVDGVYFCFMSLSTIGFGHLAPGVTQRNGASSGTVWFCSIYIITGLALTAMCFNVLHDEIVHRLRHHEKIMKATQKVLTPEFLQRS, from the exons CTGCTTCTGTttgaaaaccaaaaaaagtaagaaaaagaGTCTCATTGCAGGATGTATAACAAATCTTGGAATATTTGCGATACTCTTAATATACACATTGGTAGGGGCTTTTATATTTCTGGCTATCGAAGGTAGCGCTGCCAAAATACATCAAAAAACATTGGCAACGACGTCTTATCAGgctaatgaaaataaaaagccgTTGCCGATAGCTAAAGTTAATAATAGTATTGCACAAGTGACCGCTGAACTCAGGTCACAAACTGTTGAAAGTATATGGGAGATAACAGTGTCCCTAAACATATTGTACAAAGAAAATTGGACAAGACTCGCTGCTCAAGAAATAGCAAGGTTTCAAGATAAATTAGTTGCTCGAGTGACGGCTGATGTAACGGAACAGTATGGCGGAGCCAGGGTTTTGGAGTCCGCACCTGCGCTTGTCGCAGACGACTACGAATGGAATTTTTCCAAGGCATTTTTGTATTCATTAACTGTCCTGACAACTATAG gtTATGGGAGCGTTGCACCAAAGACAGCATTGGGTAAAGTGGTGACAATTGGTTATGCTGTTATAGGAATACCATTAACACTTCTATATTTATCGGTTGTAGGCGCATTGCTGTCTAGATTTGCCCGCAGTATATTTAGCAGGGCTTTATGTTGTTGTATATGTGTCAAATGTGGATATTGTTGTCTCGATGAAAGCACAATTACAAACAAAGATCGCAAGGAGAAAGTGCGGCGACCAGAAGATTTTCGGACACAAACATTGCATCTTCAAGAACCTTATTATGTTCGATCCCCTTCTGGCACAATCATTTCTGCGTCACAAGCTAATAGCCTGAGTACCACATCAATAAAAGATAAACCGGTCGGTTTAAACTTTCTCCGAGATTGTGATTCGATGAGTTGCACGGATACAGACTCGAAAATATCACTTAGAGGATTTTCTATTCTAGCTCCGATTTCATTGTGTCTCGCtgcaatatttacttatatatttttcggGGCGCTGGTTTTGTATCAACTGGAAGGCTGGAGTCCAGTAGACGGTGTATACTTTTGTTTCATGAGTCTAAGTACTATTGGATTTGGTCACTTGGCACCTGGAGTAACTCAAAGAAACGGTGCTTCTTCAGGGACTGTTTGGTTTTGTTCTATTTACATCATCACTGGACTTGCGTTGACTGCAATGTGCTTTAACGTCTTACATGATGAAATTGTTCATAGACTGAGACACCATGAAAAGATTATGAAGGCAACTCAAAAAGTTTTGACGCCGGAATTTCTGCAGCGTTCCTGA